The sequence ACAGAATCATGAAGCCGCCGATGCCGACCGGCAGCGCCGCCAGCACCCACGAGGACAGCCGCGTTTCCGCCGACATCGCCACCAGTTCGCGCTCGGCCTGTTCGAGATCGCGCATGAACGACGACATGCGGTCGAGCATCACGTCGGCTCGTCCACCGTATTTGACCGACAGACGCAGAACGGCGCCGACCAGTTCGAGCTCGCGCACGCCGTAGATCAGCGACACCTGGTACAGCGCGCGATCGATTTCGACGCCGCTGCGCAGCATCCGCGACACGTAGTCGAGACATTCACGAAGGGGCGCTTCGCTGGTCTGCAACGCTGCCTGAAACGCTGCGGGCACGCTGTTGCCGAGCGTGATCAAACGCACGATGCCGTCGAGAAACGTCGGCAGTTGTCGCACGATCTGCTGACGGCGTTTGTTCGCGCGCATCGTCAGCAAAAAATAGATAAACATCGTGCATGTCGACAGGGTCGCCACCGCGGCGAACGCTCCGCCGACCGCCGCGACCCATGCACTCAGCAGCCCCACGATCGCCGCCACGCCGATGGACGGCCCTTTCACGTTGACAATGCCGGCACGCGCCATGGCGTGTCTGAGCATGAAACTCAAGCGCGCCTTCAGGTAACGCCCGTGTGCAAGCCAGCCCGCATTGGCAGGCGGCGCCTGCGGCACGATGGGTGCAGGCGCCGCGCCGCGTGGCGACGCAACACGCGCACCGCCTGCACCGGCGCCCACGGCGGCGCCCGGCATCGCCGCCGCCATCCGGCTATCGATAAAGCGTTCGGCACTCACCTGGCCTTTGCGTTGCGCGCCGCGTTGCCAGACCAGCAACGCCAGCGCTGCGCACAGCAGCGCGAGCGCCGCAAAGACCAGTGACGCGCTAGACATTGAAGCCTCCACCGAAGCCGCCGTTACCGCCGCCAAAACCGGCGTTGCCGAACGCATTGCCGCGCGGCTCGCCACCGCCCAACGCCTGACGGAACCGCACCAGCTTCGGCGAATGCGGATGAATGCCGAGCGACACCCAGTTGTCCAGCTCGTCGCCCTCGGCGGTCATGACCGGCTCGTAGCGATACAGCTCCTGGGTCGCGATGATGTTGTCCGACAGCCCGGTGACTTCGGTAATCGACAAAATCCGCCGGCGGCCATTCGAGAGCCGGCCGATCTGCACGATGAAGTCGACCGCGTTGGCGATCTGGCGGCGCAAGCTCGACTCGGTGCCCTGGAAGCCCGCGAAGCCGGCCAGCATTTCGAGCCGGTACAGACATTCGCGCGGCGAACTGGCGTGGACGGTGCCCATCGAACCGTCATGGCCGGTGTTCATCGCCTGCAGCATTTCGAGCACCTCGCCGCCGCGCACTTCGCCGACGATGATGCGATCCGGCCGCATCCGCAGCGTATTGCGCAGCAGGTCGCGGATCGTCACCACACCCGCGCCGTCGAAACCGCCCGGCCGGCTTTCGAGCCGCACCACGTGCGGATGGTTCAGCGACAGCTCGGCCGTGTCCTCGATCGTGACGACCCGCTCCGGCTCGGGAATATGAAACGCCAGCGCGTTCAGCAGCGAGGTCTTGCCCGAGCTCGTACCGCCCGACACCAGCACGTTGCAGCGCGCCGCCACCGCCGCTTCTAGCAGCGCGCCGATTTCCTCGTTGTAGGTGCCGTTGCCGAGCAGGTCGTCCGGCCGCATCGGATCTTTCCGGAATTTCCGGATCGACACGATCGGGCCGTCGATCGACAGCGGTTCGATCACCACGTTCACCCGGCCGCCGTTCGGCAGACGCGCGTCGACCATCGGGTTCGACTCGTCCAGACGCCGCCCGATCGGCGCGAGAATGCGGCGGATGATCCGCAGCAGATGCGCGTTGTCGGCAAAGCGCACCTGGATGCGCGTCAGAATGCCGTGCCGCGACACGTACACGTCGTTGTAGCCGTTGATCAGAATATCTTCGACGGCCGGATCGGCGAGCAGGTCTTCGATCGGCCCGAAACCCGCCAGCTCTTTCGTCAGCGCCTCGGCGATCAGGCGCACCTCGCTCTCGTTGATCGGAATGCGGCGCAGCCTGACGAAGCTGTCCATCTCCAGATCCACGAACTGGTTGATCGCGTTACGCGACCAGCGGCCGAACTCGGAGCCGAGTTCCTCGATACGCGTCAACAGATGTTCGTGCGCAGCGTTCTTGATATCCTGGAACTGCTGGCTGTGCGCGAACGAAGGCGCGTCGTCGGCAAATTCGATCTCTTTTGCCATCGTCTATGACCGCTTGTGAGTGGTTGGGATGAAACGCTTGAGCGCGCCAAGCGCCGATTTACCGTGCACCTGCGCGGCCGCGCGCTGCGCGCCGCCGAGACGCTCGATCAACGGTTCAAGCGCGCGCGCATACGGATCGCGCGCGGCGACGTCGACCAGCAAATGCCCCTGGTTGACCGCCTGACCGAGCGCGACGCGCCGCTCCGGCAAGGTGGCGAGCAACGCAATGTCCAGACGCTGCGCGATCTGCGCGGCGGCGAGGCCGAGATCGGCGTCGAACTTGTTGACGATCAGGCGCACGTTCGCGGTATCCACGCCCTCTTCGCGCAGCGCGTCGAGCACGCCGACGGCCGACACGATCGACGCGACGCCCTGGTCGCACAGCAGCCAGGTTTCATCGGCGGCCTGCACCACGTGCGCGATGAATTCGCTATTGGCAAAGCCGCCGAGGTCGATGATCTGCTGGTCGAAGAACGCCCGCAGCCGGTTCAGCAAACCGATCGACGACGAGTACGACACCTCGCGCATGTCGGCCAGGTTTGGCGGCAACGTGGTCAGCGCGAGACCGCTCGTGTGATGCGACAGCGCGGTCGACACGAAGGTCTGATCGAAGCGGCGCAGATTGCGCACGGCTTCGACGAAATTGAATTCGCTGCGCGTGTTCAGCAGCAGCGAGCCGTCGCCGGCCGGCAGACCGAGATCCAGCAAGGCCGCCTGGCGTCCCTGCGCGACGTCGCGCCGTTGCAGCATCACGGCGAGATTCGCGGCCAGCGTGCTGACGCCCATGCCGATGCGCGCGCCGAGCAGCGCGGTCACATGACCATGACGGCTGACCGGCTCGACCTGGTTGTCGAGCACCTGGCGCGTGATACGCAGCGCGTCTTCGGCCGGCGCGGACATATCGATGAAATCGCGCACGCCGGCGCGCAGCGCGGCCAGTGCGCTTTCGGGTTCAGCCAGCGTGCCGAGCGCGACGATCTGCATGCCCGGATAGGCGTTGCGCACCGCGCTCGCGGCCGCACTCGCCGCGGCCGCGCGGCCGCCCGAAAAGTCGACGAACACCAGCGACGCATTGAGCGTCGCGATGCGCTGCATCAGCATGGTCGGATCGAGCGTGGCGGACTCGACCACGCCGGCGCCTACCAGCGTATCGGTAAGCCAGTGCACGTGTCCGTCGGTAAGCGACGCGAACACGAAATAGTCGGTGACCGCCCGTTCAGTCAATGAATGCGTTCTCGCGTTCATGGGGAACATCCTCATGCGGCATGGGCTGCAAGGCCGCCGCTTCGTCCTGCTCGCCGGCGAGCATGCGCTGATCGCACGCCCTGCGGCTTGCTGCTTCAATCCACCGGCGCGGCGCCCGCGCGCGCGCCGCGTTCATTTCGAAAAGCCCGGCGCGGCGTCGCGTGCCGCCACGCCGCCAATCAACGAACGCCACACCGGCGCGTCGCGCTGTTCGGACTGCTCGCCCGGCGTCGACGGCAAGGTCGCGCCCTTGGCCAGCGGCGACACCAGATGCGGCGTCACGATGATCACCAGCTCCTTCTCGTTCTGCTGGTAGTTCAACTGCTTGAAGAACGTGCCGATCACCGGCAGATCACCGAGCAAAGGCACCTTCGACACGTTCGACGCCGTCTCGCGATCGATCAGCCCGCCGATCACGAAGCTCTCGCCGTCACCGAGTTCAACGGTGGTGTCTGCGCGCCGCGTCGTAAACGCGGGCACCGACACGCCGCTGATCGTCACCGCGTTCGTGAAGTCGAGCTGGCTCGCTTCCGGCGCGACCTTCAGCGCGATGCGCTGCGGACTCAGCACCGTCGGGGTCAACGTCAGCCCGACGCCGTAGGGCTTGTAGACGATCGAGGTCGAACCCAGCGCCTGCGGCACCGGCACTGGGATCTCACCGCCGGCGAGGAAGCTCGCACTCTGGCCGGACAGCGCCACCAGCGTCGGCTCGGCCAGAATGCGCGCGAGATTGTTGTTTTCCAGCAAGCTCAGATTCGCGAACAGCCCATGCGTGGCGGAGTTGAACAGCAGATTGAACGCCGACGTGATGGGCGTCGTACTGGTCACCTGCGGCTGCTGCCCCGCCGTGGCCGACACCGAGGTCAGCGCCGACGGCGCGTACGAACCGAACGAAAAACCGTTGTTCTGCTTGAAAAAGTTGAAGCCCATTTCCTTCAGCACCGTACGGCTGAACTCGACCACCCGCACATCGACCTGAACTACCGCGCGGCTCGCCACCATCGACGTGTCGAACACCGAGCCGTCCTTGCCGAGCGAGCCCTCCGCCGCGACCACGGCGCGCTGGTGCGCTTCCATCGTCGCCGCCGAACCGGACACCACCGCCGTGCCGCCGAGCACCTTCAGGCTCGGCGTGTCGGGGCCCAGCAGCGATGCCGCCGCCGGAGTGATCACGTTGACCGTATAGGTCAGCGGCGCGTCGCGATCGCGCTCCCACACCATCAGACTCGTGGTGCCCGCCGCCTTGCCGATCAGCAGCACGCCACCGCGCTTCTCGCCCTTGATGATCAGCACGTCGGCCACCGCCGGATCGCCGATCGCCACCCGCTGCAACGCGTGGCCACCCGCGAGCGAACGCTGCGCGCCGACCGTCAGCTCAATGGTCGGCGCGACTGCGCCCGGTAGCGGCGCCGCCTGCACGGCCTGCGTGGCCTGCCCTCGCTGTACCACCACCGGTCCGGCCGCGTCGGTCGCCACCGATACCGCCAGCAGCGTTAGCCCAAGCCAGGCGGTCATGCCAGATACAACAATCCGTTTTGTCATGTAGTCATGGACGAGTCAGGCCGCCCGCTCCCTAAACCGCTTACCAGGCGACCGTTTCGGCGCGCCCACCCCGTATCACTTCGATACCGCTCTTTGTCGTGTTCGTACTGGCCGTGACGCGTGTCGCCGGCACCGGCATATGCGACGGCAGCGACGGCAATGGCGGCCGCGCGCCCGCCCCCGCCGGGCCGCTGCTGCCGGACAACGTATCGAGCGCCACGCCGGCCGCGGCGCGGGTCGAGTCCTGCAGAGGGTCGGTCGCGCCCGCGCGGGCCGCCGTCTTCAGGACACCCGGATAAGCCGGCAACAGGCTTTCATCGAGAACTTCGGCATCCTTGGGATTACGCAACGCGAAGATCAGACGGCCCGCGCTTTCGGCGAGCGTCAGGCGATCGACGTCGGCGACCGGCACCGCCAGCACCGCGGTGCGCACCATGCCGTTCGGGTCGCCCGAGGTGTCGCCCACCGCGCTCGCGTTGCCGAACGCCAGCACGCGCACCTTCGACATCAGCAAACGCGCCTGGGTACGATCGACCTCGCCGCCGGCCATGCCGCCGTCACGCTTAAGCGTGAAGAACACATCGACGAAATTGCCGGGCCGCAGCCGGTTGCCGACCGCGTTGCCTTCGTCGACGCGCACGGCCAACGCCCGTTCGCCGGGCTCGATGCGCTCGGCCAGTCCGGACGACAACTGCGCCTCCATCACCGGCGAGTCCGCAACGATGTCCGCATTCGGCACCCGCCCGGCCAGTTGCGCCGGATCGGTGAATGCGCCGTTCGGATTGATTGGCAGCGTCTGGACGCGCAGCTGGTCGACCGTGATCGCCTTGCCCGCCGGCAGCGTGTGGCTGGCCACCACCACCGGGAAACTCGCCTGCGTCGGCGCGACGACCGCCACCGGCGGCGGCCGGCGGGACAATGTCCACGCGAACAGACCCAGCAGCAGCGCGACCGCGATCAGGACGCCGGCGAGAACTTTGGTCAGATTCGGCATGAGGAGTCGCTGCATCGATAGGACAAGGCGCGGCCGTGCGAGCGTCGCTGGGCGCGTACCGACCCGCGCGCCTGCAAACCATCGCGGATGGAAACGCGAAGAACCGGAGCGTGCATCATTGAATGTTCTCCGGATTGAGTTGAACTGTAGCGGTACTGTTGAGTGTTTTCGGCAACGTCACCCCCAGGATCGCCAACGTCGGCACCAGAGGATTGCTCTTGTAGTCGAAGCTGAGCGCGACGCTGATGCATTGCATCGCATTGGCGGGACCGCACGACGCCGACGTCGGCGTGCACGTCAACGCGGTTTTCACGAGCGACGCGGCCATCAGGTTCGCGGCGCTGCAGGCCGCCTGGCCGCGGTTGTAAAGCGCGTTCTGCAACGAGGTGCTGCTCTGCCAGTTCAGCGCGGCGCGCGCGCCTTCTTCCGCGGCCAGCGTCAGGTTCTGCTGGGCCACCATGATCAGCGCGAACGTGACGATCCCGTACATGATCACGAAGAACAGCGGGAAGATCACCGCGAACTCGACGGCCACCGAGCCGCTCTGCCCGCGCCGCCGGCGGCCATGCTCACGCAGCAACGGCTCGCGCCGGAAGGGCTCCCGTGACGGCTTCATTGCACGCCTCCCGCCAGTGCCTGCAGCAGCAGCCAGCCACTCGCCGCGCCCGTCAGACAGGCTGCGTAAGGGGTCGATGCCTTGCCGGCCAGTTCGAAAGTCGGGCCGCCGTGACGGCCGAGGCCGGCAAGGCGGGTGCGCGTCACGATCAATAGCCACAGCGCATGAAGGCCCGCGGCGAGACTGGCCGCCATCCACAGGCCGACCAGCGCATGCATGCCGCACCACGCCCCCAACACCGCGAACACTTTGACGTCGGCCGCACCCATGACGCCGAGCGCGAAGAACGGCAATAACGCGACCAGCCCGATTAACGCGCCGATTGACGCCTGCGTGATGGAAACACCAAATGGCCCGCATTGAGCGAGCGCACAGACGAGTGCCGCGACCAAACCAGCGGCAATCATTGAATTGGGAATACGCCTGTAGCGACAGTCGCAAAAAGCAACCGAAGAGGCCCAGACGATAAATAACAGTACCCCGACGAAAACTTTCATTTCACACTCGACACGCGAAGCAACGCCATGCGCATTACCAAGCAATACGCATTAACGAGGATGGCAGTGGCACAAAAAAGGCCGCAAAGCGAACGGATCGGTGAACGCCGGTTGCTTCGCGGAACTTTTAAGAATGCTGGTTACGCCGCCGCTACGTTGACCTGCGCGAGAATGTTCGTGAACACGGTTTCAATGCCGGTGCCGATCTGGCCGACCGTCACGGCCACGGCGAGCACGATCAACCCCGCGATCAGCCCATATTCGATGGCCGTCACGCCCTTGTTATCTCTCAGGAAGCGTTGTGTGAACTTTTTCATTTTTACCCTCGGACTTCATTTATTTCGTTTGTTTACCAGCTGCCTCGAACGGCGAATTCTTTAGCGCTACGGACCATTGAGCTCTCATTCATGGTCCTGTTTGTTGCGCTGCGGTAACACTCGCCTTGCAGCCTGCTTCAATAAAACGCGTCAGTGTCAGCTGTCTGTTCGATAACGCACCTCCGTCGCCAATCTCTACTGCTTTCGGGTTTTATAGCCGAACAATCTTATTTAAGCAATTGTCCGCTTCCCTGATCCCTATAGCCTATGCGTTTTAACGCTTCACACAGGTTAACGGCAGTTCGTGCGTTGCAGCACATAGTACTAACCATAAGTTAGATTCGCTGCACTAATTATTTGTTTGAACAGAACGTTTCAAGCGCGCCAGTCCCTGCTTTGCGCTTGCGTTACGCCGTACACCGTAACGGCGCGCGTGGCTCGTTACGTTACGCAACGTCGATTAACGCGTAATGCATCGCTTCAAATACCGTCTTTCTGATTTAGCGCCCACTCCATCAAAACATCGCAGAGCCTTATTGCGTATGGCTCCGCGGCATGTGTTGAAAAAAACCTGTGGATTGCTCAGGCGAAATGGCACGGCTCGTGCAGAGATAGGCACGCAGCAGCACCAACAACCACATGCGATCCGAGGGCGACATGAACATTCAAACGACCAACACGACGGTACGGACAACCCTGATGGCGACAAGCATTGCCGCGATGCTCACGCTGGCCGCTTGCGGCGGTTCCGGCAGCCTCAGTTCCGGCACCGGCAGCAACGGCAGCGGCTCCGCCGGCGGCACACTTTCAACCAGCGGCAGCGGCTCGATGGGCTCGGGCGGCTCCGGCACCTCGGGCACCACCGTCGGTTCGTCCGGCACGAGCGGCACGTCGGGCAGCTCCGGCACCAGCGGCACCTCGGGCACCAGCGGCACGACCCCGGTTGCGAACGCGCTCGGCACGGTGGTGGACAACGGCGGCGGAATCATCGGCGATGCCGGCCAGACGGTGTCGAGCATCGGCAGCGTAATCGGCTCGCAAAACCTGCCGGGCGTCAGCTCGCAAACCACGCAAGCCGCCGGCGGCATCGTGCAGCAAGCCGGCGCCGCGGTGTCGACGCTCGGCGGCGGCGTCTCGCAAGGTCTCGGCCAACTCGGCACCGGCGGCAACGCGGTCGGCACGACGGTGTCGAGCCTGGGTGGCGTCGTGGGTCATGTCGGCGGCGCCGTGACGGATGCCGGCAGCCTCGTGACGAGCCTCGGCAGCGGCCCGCTCGCGCCGTTGTCGGCGATCACTTCGCCGCTCGGCGGCGTCGTCACGACGCTCGGCGGTGCAGTCACCAACGGCGGCAGCACGCTCACCAACGCGCTCTCGACCGGCCCGGTCCAGCAAGTCACGCAAACCCTCAGCACCGCGATCACGCCGATCACGACGATGGTGGCGGCAACCACGCAAACGGTCGGCAACACCACCGGACTCGGCGCACCGCTGAACTCGCTGCTGTCGAAAGTGGGCGGCGGGCTCGGCACGGCCGGCGCGCTGTTGACCGCAACCGGCGGCAACCCGATCACGGCCGCGCTCGGCCATACGGTGACCGATACCGGCACCACGGTCGCATCGGTGGGCGGCCTGCTCACCGGCGGCAGCGGCGGCAATCCGCTCGCACCGCTTACCAGCGTGCTCGGCGGACTGGGCGGCGGGACGGGCAGCGGGCCGCTCGCTCCGCTCACCAGCGTGCTCGGTGGCCTGTCCGGTGGCAGCGGCAGCAGCCCGCTCGCCCCGCTCACCAGCGTGCTCGGTGGTTTGACCGGCGGCGCCGGCAGCAGCCCGCTTGCCCCGCTCACCAGCGCCCTCGGCGGTTTGACCGGCGGCGCCGGTGGCAGCCCGCTCAGTGGCTTGACCGGCGCACTCGGCGGCGCAAGCGGCGGCAGCAGCCCGCTCGCCCCCGTCACCGGCTTGCTGTCGAGCGTGACGGGCGGCCTGTCCGGCGCAGCCGGCGGCGGCAGCGGCCCGCTCGCACCGGTCACCGGCCTGTTGTCGGGCGTCACCAACGCGCTCGGCGGCGTCGCCACCACGGCCGCCGCCACGACGGCCTCGACGACCACCGCCGCCACGACCAACTCCGGCGCGGGCCTGTCGCTGTCGAGCACCTCCGGCAAAGGATCGGGCAGCAACCCGCTGGCGCCGGTGACCTCGCTGGTCGGCGGACTGCTCGGCGGACTGGGCAAGAAGTAAGCCGCCCACGCGATTCGCAGGCAGTCACACCGTAACGACACCACACGCACTACAAGGAACGGCAAACCGGAACGCGGCCCACAGGCCGCACCCGGTTGCCCGACCTCGGCTGAACTGGGCCGCGTCGCTCAGAAACCCGTTGCAACGGCGCACTTGACCAACCGCACACACGACACACCCAGAAGACACAGAGGAGCACCATGTCCACTCATCGTTTTTTTACTCTCCATGCGGCGTGCGCGACCGTGTCGTCGTTGCGCGCACCGTTGATCGCCGTCGCGGTCGCCAGCGTACTCGCCGCGTGTGGCGGCAGCACCGTCAGCGCACCACCGACTACCTCAGGCACCGGTAGCGGCGGCGGCTCGGGTTCGGGCGGCAGCGGCTCCGGCACCGTTGCGACCACCAGCACGAGCGGCCTCGTCACCGCCGCCGCGCAAACCACCAGCGACCTCGGCAACACGATCGCCTCGACGACCATTCCCGGCCTCAGCCCGCAAGTCACCCAAGGGCTGGGCAACGCGGTGTCGAGCACCAGCGGCACGCTCAATGCGGCCGCCAACGCGGTCAGCAACGGCCTCGGTCAGATCGGTACGAGTTCCAATCCGGTCGGCGCGACAGTGGGCGGTCTCGGCTCCGTGGTCAGTTCGACGAGCGGTGTCGTGCAAGGCCTGAGCACCGCGGTCGGCGGTCTCGGCACCGGCAATCTCGCGCCGCTGTCGCCGCTCACCACGCCGTTGGCCGGTGCGCTCGCCACTACCGCCGGTGCGCTGAACGCGGGCGGCGCGACGCTCGGCAACGTGGTCAACTCCGGGCCGGTGCAACAGATCACCCAGCCGCTCAGCACCGCGATCACACCGATCGTGACGACCGCCGGACTCGTCACGCAGACGGTCGGCACGCAGACCGGGCTCGGTGCGCCGGTGGGCGGCGTGCTCGCGCAAGTGGGCGGCGCGTTGAGCTCGGCCGCCTCGCAAGTGGGCTCGGCGACCAGGAATCCGGTCGGCGCGGACCTCGGCACGCTGGTCGGCTCGCTCGGCAATACCGTGACGAACGCTGGCGGCCTCGTCAATCCGAACGGCCCGAATGGCGCGATGCCGATTCCTGGGCTGATCACGAGTCTGGTCGGCAGCACCAATGTGGGCGTGGTCAATGGGCCGCCGGCGAACAGCAGCCCGCTGGCGCCGCTGCAAAGCACGCTGGCAAGCCTCGGTCTCGGCAGCAACCCGGTCGGCTCGCTGTCGACGCTGCTCGGCGGCACGCCGCTCTCCGGTCTGACGTCGGCACTCGGCGGCACGCCGTTGGGCGCGCTGAGTTCGGGATTGAGCGGCTCGCCGCTGAGTTCGTTGACGTCGGTGCTGGGCGGCACGCCGCTGGGCTCATTGACGTCCGCGTTGGGCGGCGCGGGTAGCGGCGCAGGTCCGCTGTCGTCGCTGACGGGCGCGCTGGGCGGCGTCACCGGCAGCGCAAGCGGCAGCGGCCAGGCGCTCGCGCCGGTCACCGGACTGGTCGGGCAACTGACCAGCACGCTCAGTTCGGCGGCCGGGTCGACCAGCGGCTCGAGCAGCCCGACGGGCGGCCTGACGACGCTGCTCGGCGGTCTGCTGCCGGCCAGCCATAAGTAGTCCACCTAACGGCATCGGTGAATGCCGCGCGCAGGGTTGATCCGGCGAGACGCACTTCTGGGTACGTCTCGCCGGAGCGCGGAGACCAGAGACCAGAGACATCGGGCATCGAACGAAGCAGTTTAAGCATCACGCATAAGCAGTCCGATTCATCACGTGCTCCGCGCTTGCGCCGTCGACGCTCAAGCTCCACGGAGCGCGTGACGTAATACAAGCAAGCATGGCAGTATGCGTCGAGCCACAGATAAGCGATCGCGACCCGCCCGGCCAGGCGGCACGCCGCAGCACAAGAACGGCATACGAGGAAAATCCGATGAAACTCGGGTACGGCAGCAAATGGACCATCGTGCTCGCGGCGCTCGCGGCGAGCGCCATGCAGGTGGAGGCACAAGCCCAGGCACGTCCGGGCGGCGCCGTCGGCGGCAATCCGCTCGACTCGCTGCCGCAGATCAAGGCGCCCGACAAAGGACCCAACGTGACCGTGCAGGTCGCGCCGCAAGCTCCCCAACTTCAGGAACTGCTCGCCCGCCATCTGACGCCTTCGCGCGTGCAGGTCGAGGGCGTGAAGTCGATTCCGTTCGACGAAGTCGCGGCGCGCTTCACGCCGCTAGTCGGCAAGGACACCACGATCGGCGATCTGATCCAGGTTGCCAACGGCGTGACCAAGCTTTACCAGGACCGCGGCTATGCGCTCTCGTTCGCGTTCATTCCGGCGCAGACCTTCGAAGGCGGCGTGGTGCGCGTGACCGTGGTGGAAGGCTACGTGTCCACGGTCAAGGTGACAGGCAAACCCGGCGCGGTCGAAGACAAGATCCGCGCGATCGCCGACCACATCGTCGCCGACCGGCCGTTGCGGCGCGCCACCTTCGAACGCTATATCAACGTGCTCGGCCTGCTGCCGGGCGTGAAGGTCGCGGCGAACGTGCCGCCGCCGCAGAACACCGACGGCGCCACCACGCTCGAACTGAAC is a genomic window of Paraburkholderia bryophila containing:
- a CDS encoding collagen-like triple helix repeat-containing protein, encoding MSTHRFFTLHAACATVSSLRAPLIAVAVASVLAACGGSTVSAPPTTSGTGSGGGSGSGGSGSGTVATTSTSGLVTAAAQTTSDLGNTIASTTIPGLSPQVTQGLGNAVSSTSGTLNAAANAVSNGLGQIGTSSNPVGATVGGLGSVVSSTSGVVQGLSTAVGGLGTGNLAPLSPLTTPLAGALATTAGALNAGGATLGNVVNSGPVQQITQPLSTAITPIVTTAGLVTQTVGTQTGLGAPVGGVLAQVGGALSSAASQVGSATRNPVGADLGTLVGSLGNTVTNAGGLVNPNGPNGAMPIPGLITSLVGSTNVGVVNGPPANSSPLAPLQSTLASLGLGSNPVGSLSTLLGGTPLSGLTSALGGTPLGALSSGLSGSPLSSLTSVLGGTPLGSLTSALGGAGSGAGPLSSLTGALGGVTGSASGSGQALAPVTGLVGQLTSTLSSAAGSTSGSSSPTGGLTTLLGGLLPASHK